From the genome of Vitis riparia cultivar Riparia Gloire de Montpellier isolate 1030 chromosome 2, EGFV_Vit.rip_1.0, whole genome shotgun sequence, one region includes:
- the LOC117904330 gene encoding ABC transporter C family member 10-like isoform X2, with protein MRDGEILDGLCSHSFVKARRYNMGESLWTVFCGSTGCSSKIGMISSSGFLAIICPSSCLNHILVISVDIILLFLLLFIFIYKASALKILSPQQSRCFSTMLNSAAFLNGSLGLVYLGLGIWILGEKLIEENTILPLHGWLVNLLQGFAWFFLGLAVRFRRHQVLHIAGLKLCSVLAFFIAGFLCVTSFWEAIVSDAVSVKMILDVISFPGAILSMFSTFSGPKYAVTDSEIDGAGFYTPLPGEGGSGGDKINSDASLPPFQKAGLISRLSFWWLNSLIKKGKEKTLEDKDIPQLRREDRAEMCYSMFMEQQNKQKNKRSSRSPSILSTILLWQWKQILISGFYALIKVLTLSTGPLFLRAFILVAEGKEAFEYEGYALTGGLFLTKCLESLSERQWFFQTRLIGLQVRSFLSAAIYQKQLKLSNAAKGSYSPGQIINFVTIDAYKIGEYPYWFHQIWSTSLQLCLALIIIYYSVGLATIAALFVVILTVVANSPMGKLQHKYQKMLMGTQDKRLKAFTEALTNMKILKLYAWESHFKNVIEGLRKEEFKWLSSVLSQRGYNLILFWSSPIVVSAVTFWACYFLGTTLSATNVFTFMASLRLAQEPIRLIPDVISAFIEAKVSLDRIAKFLDEPELQNKHVRKMCDGKELEESIFIKSNRISWEDNSTRAMLRNINLVVKPGEKVAICGEVGSGKSTLLAAILGEVPHVNGIVRVYGKIAYVSQTAWIPTGTIRENILFGSAMDPYRYREAIEKCALVKDLEMLPFGDLTEIGERGVNLSGGQKQRVQLARALYQDADVYLLDDPFSAVDAHTATSLFNEYVMGALSTKTVILVTHQVDFLPAFDSVLLMSEGEILQAATFEQLMHSSQEFQDLVNAHNATVGSERQPEQDSTQKSKIPKGEIQKIYTEKQLRDTSGEQLIKKEEREMGDTGLKPYLQYLKYSKGFLYFFLATLSHVIFIVGQLVQNYWLAANVQNSSVSQLKLIAVYTGIGLSLSLFLLLRSFFVVLLGLEASQSIFSTLLSSLFRAPMSFYDSTPLGRILSRVSSDLSAVDLDVAFKFTFAVGAAMNAYASFGVLAILAWELVFVILPTIYLSILIQRYYFAAGKELMRINGTTKSFVASHLAESITGAMTIRAFREEDRHFSKNLDFIDMNASPFFYSFTANEWLIQRLEILCAIVLSSSALALTLIHTSASKAGFIGMALSYGLSVNVFLVFSVQSQCLLANMIVSVERLEQFMNIPSEAPAVIESNQPPLSWPAIGEVEIYDLKVKYRPNAPLVLQGISCKFGGGQKIGIVGRTGSGKTTLISTLFRLVEPTEGQIIIDGINISTIGVHDLRSRLGIIPQEPTLFSGSVRYNLDPLSLHTDEEIWEVLEKCQLRGAVQEKEEGLDSLVVQDGSNWSMGQRQLFCLGRALLKRSRILVLDEATASIDNATDSILQKTIRTEFADCTVITVAHRIPTVMDCTMVLAIRDGKLVEYDEPMKLIKKEGSLFGQLVKEYWSRSSNGGNTSEDWL; from the exons CCACAGTTTTGTGAAGGCAAGAAGATACAACATGGGTGAGAGTCTCTGGACTGTTTTCTGTGGAAGTACCGGGTGTTCAAGTAAAATTGGAATGATAAGCAGTTCTGGGTTCCTAGCCATCATCTGTCCAAGTTCATGTCTCAATCATATTTTGGTCATTTCTGTAGACATCATCCTCttgttcttattattatttatcttcataTATAAAGCATCAGCTTTGAAGATCTTATCCCCTCAACAGTCTAGATGCTTTTCCACAATGCTAAATTCTGCTGCCTTTCTTAATGGTAGTTTGGGGTTGGTTTATCTGGGTTTGGGGATCTGGATTTTGGGAGAGAAGCTGATTGAAGAGAACACCATTCTACCTCTGCATGGCTGGCTAGTGAATTTATTACAAGGCTTCGCCTGGTTTTTTCTGGGTTTAGCTGTGAGGTTTAGGAGGCATCAAGTTCTACATATTGCAGGGCTGAAGCTCTGTTCAGTACTTGCATTCTTTATTGCAGGTTTTCTCTGTGTTACATCTTTCTGGGAAGCTATTGTGAGCGATGCAGTATCAGTCAAGATGATTTTAGATGTTATATCTTTTCCTGGAGCAATTCTATCGATGTTCTCCACTTTTTCAGGACCGAAATATGCAGTAACTGATTCAGAAATTGATGGTGCTGGCTTCTATACACCTTTGCCTGGTGAAGGAGGCAGTGGTGGTGATAAAATCAATTCAGATGCCAGCTTACCTCCTTTTCAGAAAGCCGGGCTCATTAGTAGACTGTCATTTTGGTGGTTGAATTCGTTGATCAAGAAGGGTAAGGAGAAAACCCTTGAGGACAAAGACATTCCTCAGCTAAGAAGGGAAGATCGAGCGGAAATGTGTTACTCAATGTTCATGGAACAGCAGAATAAGCAGAAAAACAAGCGGTCATCTCGCTCTCCTTCCATTTTGTCAACTATATTGTTGTGGCAGTGgaaacaaattttgatttctggCTTTTATGCATTGATCAAGGTGCTAACACTTTCTACTGGCCCTCTGTTTCTTAGAGCCTTCATCCTGGTTGCTGAAGGCAAAGAAGCTTTTGAGTATGAAGGTTATGCACTGACAGGAGGGCTCTTCCTTACTAAATGCTTAGAATCATTATCAGAGAGGCAATGGTTCTTTCAAACTAGATTGATTGGGCTCCAAGTGAGATCATTTCTATCTGCAGCCATCTATCAGAAGCAGCTTAAGCTCTCAAATGCTGCAAAGGGGTCGTATTCCCCTGGTCAGATCATTAACTTTGTTACCATTGATGCTTACAAAATAGGTGAATACCCGTACTGGTTTCACCAGATATGGTCAACAAGCCTCCAGTTGTGTCTGGCATTGATTATTATTTACTACTCGGTGGGGCTTGCAACTATAGCAGCTCTGTTTGTAGTAATATTGACTGTAGTTGCAAACTCTCCTATGGGAAAGTTACAACACAAGTACCAGAAAATGCTCATGGGAACTCAGGACAAGAGGCTGAAGGCTTTCACAGAGGCACTTACAAACATGAAAATTCTGAAGCTGTATGCTTGGGAGTCTCACTTCAAGAATGTCATAGAAGGGTTGAGGAAAGAGGAATTCAAGTGGTTATCATCAGTTCTGTCACAGAGAGGGTACAATCTGATTCTGTTTTGGTCCTCTCCCATTGTAGTATCGGCGGTTACTTTCTGGGCATGCTACTTTCTTGGAACTACTCTCTCTGCGACCAATGTTTTCACATTTATGGCAAGTTTACGCCTTGCCCAGGAGCCAATAAGGCTAATCCCTGATGTCATTTCAGCATTCATTGAGGCCAAGGTTTCGTTAGATCGGATTGCAAAGTTTCTTGATGAACCAGAGCTGCAGAACAAACATGTAAGGAAGATGTGTGATGGGAAGGAGCTGGAGGAATCCATTTTTATCAAGAGCAACAGAATTTCATGGGAGGATAACTCTACAAGGGCTATGCTAAGGAACATAAATTTGGTGGTTAAGCCTGGGGAAAAGGTAGCAATTTGTGGAGAGGTTGGCTCAGGCAAATCGACACTATTAGCTGCTATTCTTGGAGAAGTTCCACACGTTAATGGCATA GTTCGAGTTTATGGAAAGATTGCTTACGTCTCTCAGACAGCATGGATTCCAACAGGGACCATAAGAGAAAATATTCTGTTTGGCTCTGCTATGGATCCTTACAGATACAGAGAGGCTATTGAGAAGTGTGCCCTAGTGAAGGACCTTGAGATGCTTCCATTTGGTGATCTCACTGAAATAGGAGAAAGAGGTGTTAATCTGAGTGGTGGACAGAAGCAGCGGGTTCAACTCGCACGCGCATTATATCAGGATGCAGATGTATATCTCCTGGATGATCCATTTAGTGCGGTCGATGCACATACTGCTACCAGTCTATTTAAC GAATATGTCATGGGAGCTCTATCAACGAAGACAGTCATACTTGTGACCCACCAAGTGGACTTCCTTCCAGCATTTGATTCGGTTCTG TTAATGTCCGAAGGGGAGATCCTGCAAGCTGCTACCTTTGAGCAACTGATGCACTCTAGTCAAGAGTTCCAGGACCTTGTTAATGCACACAATGCCACAGTTGGTTCCGAGAGGCAACCTGAGCAAGATTCTACCCAGAAATCTAAAATTCCAAAGGGAGAGATACAGAAGATTTACACCGAGAAACAATTGAGAGACACATCAGGAGAGCAGTTaattaagaaagaagaaagagaaatgggAGACACTGGTCTCAAGCCTTACCTACAATACTTGAAATACAGCAAGGgattcttgtacttctttttggCAACTCTATCTCATGTCATATTCATTGTTGGACAGTTGGTGCAAAACTATTGGTTGGCTGCAAATGTCCAGAATTCTAGTGTTAGCCAATTGAAACTGATTGCAGTATACACAGGGATCGGATTAAGCTTATCACTCTTTTTGTTGCTCCGGTCTTTTTTCGTTGTTCTTTTAGGCCTTGAGGCGTCACAATCTATTTTCTCCACACTGCTGAGCTCTCTTTTTCGAGCACCAATGTCCTTTTATGACTCAACACCCCTGGGAAGGATACTCAGTCGG GTATCTTCTGATTTGAGTGCAGTTGACCTTGATGTGGCCTTCAAATTCACTTTTGCTGTTGGGGCAGCTATGAATGCTTATGCCAGTTTTGGAGTGTTGGCTATTCTTGCCTGGGAACTTGTGTTTGTCATTTTACCAACAATTTATCTAAGTATACTCATCCAG AGGTACTACTTTGCTGCTGGAAAAGAGTTGATGCGAATCAATGGCACAACCAAGTCTTTTGTTGCAAGCCATCTTGCTGAGTCCATTACTGGAGCTATGACAATTAGAGCTTTCCGGGAGGAAGATAGACACTTTTCAAAGAATTTGGACTTCATTGACATGAATGCAAGTCCATTCTTCTATAGTTTCACAGCAAATGAGTGGTTGATCCAACGCCTTGAAATACTATGTGCAATCGTTCTCTCATCTTCAGCCCTTGCCCTAACTTTGATTCACACAAGTGCTTCTAAAGCTG GATTTATTGGAATGGCATTGTCATATGGTCTTTCAGTGAATGTATTCCTCGTATTTTCTGTCCAAAGCCAGTGCCTTTTAGCAAATATGATTGTTTCTGTTGAAAGATTAGAACAGTTCATGAATATTCCTAGCGAAGCCCCTGCCGTCATAGAGAGCAATCAACCACCACTCAGTTGGCCTGCTATTGGTGAAGTGGAAATTTATGATTTGAAG GTTAAGTATCGGCCCAATGCTCCTTTAGTTCTTCAAGGAATTAGTTGCAAATTTGGAGGAGGACAGAAAATTGGGATCGTTGGCCGGACTGGTAGTGGAAAGACAACACTTATCAGCACTTTGTTTCGCTTGGTAGAGCCTACAGAGGGACAGATAATTATAGATGGCATAAATATTTCCACAATTGGGGTTCATGATCTCAGATCACGTCTTGGGATCATTCCACAAGAACCAACTCTTTTTAGCGGATCTGTAAGATACAATCTTGACCCTTTATCACTGCATACTGATGAGGAAATATGGGAG GTTCTGGAAAAATGTCAACTTCGAGGGGCTGTTCAAGAGAAAGAAGAGGGTCTGGACTCCTTAG TTGTACAAGACGGATCAAATTGGAGCATGGGCCAGCGACAATTATTCTGTTTGGGACGTGCTCTACTGAAGAGAAGTCGGATACTAGTGCTCGATGAAGCCACAGCATCCATTGACAATGCGACAGACTCCATTCTCCAGAAGACGATAAGGACAGAATTTGCAGACTGCACTGTAATAACAGTAGCCCACAGAATCCCAACCGTGATGGACTGCACAATGGTGCTTGCTATCAGAGATG GAAAATTGGTAGAGTATGATGAGCCAATGAAGCTGATAAAGAAGGAGGGATCGCTGTTTGGCCAGCTTGTCAAGGAGTACTGGTCTCGCTCTTCAAATGGCGGAAACACCTCCGAAGATTGGCTCTGA
- the LOC117904330 gene encoding ABC transporter C family member 10-like isoform X1 translates to MGESLWTVFCGSTGCSSKIGMISSSGFLAIICPSSCLNHILVISVDIILLFLLLFIFIYKASALKILSPQQSRCFSTMLNSAAFLNGSLGLVYLGLGIWILGEKLIEENTILPLHGWLVNLLQGFAWFFLGLAVRFRRHQVLHIAGLKLCSVLAFFIAGFLCVTSFWEAIVSDAVSVKMILDVISFPGAILSMFSTFSGPKYAVTDSEIDGAGFYTPLPGEGGSGGDKINSDASLPPFQKAGLISRLSFWWLNSLIKKGKEKTLEDKDIPQLRREDRAEMCYSMFMEQQNKQKNKRSSRSPSILSTILLWQWKQILISGFYALIKVLTLSTGPLFLRAFILVAEGKEAFEYEGYALTGGLFLTKCLESLSERQWFFQTRLIGLQVRSFLSAAIYQKQLKLSNAAKGSYSPGQIINFVTIDAYKIGEYPYWFHQIWSTSLQLCLALIIIYYSVGLATIAALFVVILTVVANSPMGKLQHKYQKMLMGTQDKRLKAFTEALTNMKILKLYAWESHFKNVIEGLRKEEFKWLSSVLSQRGYNLILFWSSPIVVSAVTFWACYFLGTTLSATNVFTFMASLRLAQEPIRLIPDVISAFIEAKVSLDRIAKFLDEPELQNKHVRKMCDGKELEESIFIKSNRISWEDNSTRAMLRNINLVVKPGEKVAICGEVGSGKSTLLAAILGEVPHVNGIVRVYGKIAYVSQTAWIPTGTIRENILFGSAMDPYRYREAIEKCALVKDLEMLPFGDLTEIGERGVNLSGGQKQRVQLARALYQDADVYLLDDPFSAVDAHTATSLFNEYVMGALSTKTVILVTHQVDFLPAFDSVLLMSEGEILQAATFEQLMHSSQEFQDLVNAHNATVGSERQPEQDSTQKSKIPKGEIQKIYTEKQLRDTSGEQLIKKEEREMGDTGLKPYLQYLKYSKGFLYFFLATLSHVIFIVGQLVQNYWLAANVQNSSVSQLKLIAVYTGIGLSLSLFLLLRSFFVVLLGLEASQSIFSTLLSSLFRAPMSFYDSTPLGRILSRVSSDLSAVDLDVAFKFTFAVGAAMNAYASFGVLAILAWELVFVILPTIYLSILIQRYYFAAGKELMRINGTTKSFVASHLAESITGAMTIRAFREEDRHFSKNLDFIDMNASPFFYSFTANEWLIQRLEILCAIVLSSSALALTLIHTSASKAGFIGMALSYGLSVNVFLVFSVQSQCLLANMIVSVERLEQFMNIPSEAPAVIESNQPPLSWPAIGEVEIYDLKVKYRPNAPLVLQGISCKFGGGQKIGIVGRTGSGKTTLISTLFRLVEPTEGQIIIDGINISTIGVHDLRSRLGIIPQEPTLFSGSVRYNLDPLSLHTDEEIWEVLEKCQLRGAVQEKEEGLDSLGMKHNTHRYHSLDSKTLANNLSPTVVQDGSNWSMGQRQLFCLGRALLKRSRILVLDEATASIDNATDSILQKTIRTEFADCTVITVAHRIPTVMDCTMVLAIRDGKLVEYDEPMKLIKKEGSLFGQLVKEYWSRSSNGGNTSEDWL, encoded by the exons ATGGGTGAGAGTCTCTGGACTGTTTTCTGTGGAAGTACCGGGTGTTCAAGTAAAATTGGAATGATAAGCAGTTCTGGGTTCCTAGCCATCATCTGTCCAAGTTCATGTCTCAATCATATTTTGGTCATTTCTGTAGACATCATCCTCttgttcttattattatttatcttcataTATAAAGCATCAGCTTTGAAGATCTTATCCCCTCAACAGTCTAGATGCTTTTCCACAATGCTAAATTCTGCTGCCTTTCTTAATGGTAGTTTGGGGTTGGTTTATCTGGGTTTGGGGATCTGGATTTTGGGAGAGAAGCTGATTGAAGAGAACACCATTCTACCTCTGCATGGCTGGCTAGTGAATTTATTACAAGGCTTCGCCTGGTTTTTTCTGGGTTTAGCTGTGAGGTTTAGGAGGCATCAAGTTCTACATATTGCAGGGCTGAAGCTCTGTTCAGTACTTGCATTCTTTATTGCAGGTTTTCTCTGTGTTACATCTTTCTGGGAAGCTATTGTGAGCGATGCAGTATCAGTCAAGATGATTTTAGATGTTATATCTTTTCCTGGAGCAATTCTATCGATGTTCTCCACTTTTTCAGGACCGAAATATGCAGTAACTGATTCAGAAATTGATGGTGCTGGCTTCTATACACCTTTGCCTGGTGAAGGAGGCAGTGGTGGTGATAAAATCAATTCAGATGCCAGCTTACCTCCTTTTCAGAAAGCCGGGCTCATTAGTAGACTGTCATTTTGGTGGTTGAATTCGTTGATCAAGAAGGGTAAGGAGAAAACCCTTGAGGACAAAGACATTCCTCAGCTAAGAAGGGAAGATCGAGCGGAAATGTGTTACTCAATGTTCATGGAACAGCAGAATAAGCAGAAAAACAAGCGGTCATCTCGCTCTCCTTCCATTTTGTCAACTATATTGTTGTGGCAGTGgaaacaaattttgatttctggCTTTTATGCATTGATCAAGGTGCTAACACTTTCTACTGGCCCTCTGTTTCTTAGAGCCTTCATCCTGGTTGCTGAAGGCAAAGAAGCTTTTGAGTATGAAGGTTATGCACTGACAGGAGGGCTCTTCCTTACTAAATGCTTAGAATCATTATCAGAGAGGCAATGGTTCTTTCAAACTAGATTGATTGGGCTCCAAGTGAGATCATTTCTATCTGCAGCCATCTATCAGAAGCAGCTTAAGCTCTCAAATGCTGCAAAGGGGTCGTATTCCCCTGGTCAGATCATTAACTTTGTTACCATTGATGCTTACAAAATAGGTGAATACCCGTACTGGTTTCACCAGATATGGTCAACAAGCCTCCAGTTGTGTCTGGCATTGATTATTATTTACTACTCGGTGGGGCTTGCAACTATAGCAGCTCTGTTTGTAGTAATATTGACTGTAGTTGCAAACTCTCCTATGGGAAAGTTACAACACAAGTACCAGAAAATGCTCATGGGAACTCAGGACAAGAGGCTGAAGGCTTTCACAGAGGCACTTACAAACATGAAAATTCTGAAGCTGTATGCTTGGGAGTCTCACTTCAAGAATGTCATAGAAGGGTTGAGGAAAGAGGAATTCAAGTGGTTATCATCAGTTCTGTCACAGAGAGGGTACAATCTGATTCTGTTTTGGTCCTCTCCCATTGTAGTATCGGCGGTTACTTTCTGGGCATGCTACTTTCTTGGAACTACTCTCTCTGCGACCAATGTTTTCACATTTATGGCAAGTTTACGCCTTGCCCAGGAGCCAATAAGGCTAATCCCTGATGTCATTTCAGCATTCATTGAGGCCAAGGTTTCGTTAGATCGGATTGCAAAGTTTCTTGATGAACCAGAGCTGCAGAACAAACATGTAAGGAAGATGTGTGATGGGAAGGAGCTGGAGGAATCCATTTTTATCAAGAGCAACAGAATTTCATGGGAGGATAACTCTACAAGGGCTATGCTAAGGAACATAAATTTGGTGGTTAAGCCTGGGGAAAAGGTAGCAATTTGTGGAGAGGTTGGCTCAGGCAAATCGACACTATTAGCTGCTATTCTTGGAGAAGTTCCACACGTTAATGGCATA GTTCGAGTTTATGGAAAGATTGCTTACGTCTCTCAGACAGCATGGATTCCAACAGGGACCATAAGAGAAAATATTCTGTTTGGCTCTGCTATGGATCCTTACAGATACAGAGAGGCTATTGAGAAGTGTGCCCTAGTGAAGGACCTTGAGATGCTTCCATTTGGTGATCTCACTGAAATAGGAGAAAGAGGTGTTAATCTGAGTGGTGGACAGAAGCAGCGGGTTCAACTCGCACGCGCATTATATCAGGATGCAGATGTATATCTCCTGGATGATCCATTTAGTGCGGTCGATGCACATACTGCTACCAGTCTATTTAAC GAATATGTCATGGGAGCTCTATCAACGAAGACAGTCATACTTGTGACCCACCAAGTGGACTTCCTTCCAGCATTTGATTCGGTTCTG TTAATGTCCGAAGGGGAGATCCTGCAAGCTGCTACCTTTGAGCAACTGATGCACTCTAGTCAAGAGTTCCAGGACCTTGTTAATGCACACAATGCCACAGTTGGTTCCGAGAGGCAACCTGAGCAAGATTCTACCCAGAAATCTAAAATTCCAAAGGGAGAGATACAGAAGATTTACACCGAGAAACAATTGAGAGACACATCAGGAGAGCAGTTaattaagaaagaagaaagagaaatgggAGACACTGGTCTCAAGCCTTACCTACAATACTTGAAATACAGCAAGGgattcttgtacttctttttggCAACTCTATCTCATGTCATATTCATTGTTGGACAGTTGGTGCAAAACTATTGGTTGGCTGCAAATGTCCAGAATTCTAGTGTTAGCCAATTGAAACTGATTGCAGTATACACAGGGATCGGATTAAGCTTATCACTCTTTTTGTTGCTCCGGTCTTTTTTCGTTGTTCTTTTAGGCCTTGAGGCGTCACAATCTATTTTCTCCACACTGCTGAGCTCTCTTTTTCGAGCACCAATGTCCTTTTATGACTCAACACCCCTGGGAAGGATACTCAGTCGG GTATCTTCTGATTTGAGTGCAGTTGACCTTGATGTGGCCTTCAAATTCACTTTTGCTGTTGGGGCAGCTATGAATGCTTATGCCAGTTTTGGAGTGTTGGCTATTCTTGCCTGGGAACTTGTGTTTGTCATTTTACCAACAATTTATCTAAGTATACTCATCCAG AGGTACTACTTTGCTGCTGGAAAAGAGTTGATGCGAATCAATGGCACAACCAAGTCTTTTGTTGCAAGCCATCTTGCTGAGTCCATTACTGGAGCTATGACAATTAGAGCTTTCCGGGAGGAAGATAGACACTTTTCAAAGAATTTGGACTTCATTGACATGAATGCAAGTCCATTCTTCTATAGTTTCACAGCAAATGAGTGGTTGATCCAACGCCTTGAAATACTATGTGCAATCGTTCTCTCATCTTCAGCCCTTGCCCTAACTTTGATTCACACAAGTGCTTCTAAAGCTG GATTTATTGGAATGGCATTGTCATATGGTCTTTCAGTGAATGTATTCCTCGTATTTTCTGTCCAAAGCCAGTGCCTTTTAGCAAATATGATTGTTTCTGTTGAAAGATTAGAACAGTTCATGAATATTCCTAGCGAAGCCCCTGCCGTCATAGAGAGCAATCAACCACCACTCAGTTGGCCTGCTATTGGTGAAGTGGAAATTTATGATTTGAAG GTTAAGTATCGGCCCAATGCTCCTTTAGTTCTTCAAGGAATTAGTTGCAAATTTGGAGGAGGACAGAAAATTGGGATCGTTGGCCGGACTGGTAGTGGAAAGACAACACTTATCAGCACTTTGTTTCGCTTGGTAGAGCCTACAGAGGGACAGATAATTATAGATGGCATAAATATTTCCACAATTGGGGTTCATGATCTCAGATCACGTCTTGGGATCATTCCACAAGAACCAACTCTTTTTAGCGGATCTGTAAGATACAATCTTGACCCTTTATCACTGCATACTGATGAGGAAATATGGGAG GTTCTGGAAAAATGTCAACTTCGAGGGGCTGTTCAAGAGAAAGAAGAGGGTCTGGACTCCTTAGGTATGAAGCATAATACACACAGGTACCATTCTTTGGACTCAAAAACTCTTGCTAACAATCTCTCCCCTACAGTTGTACAAGACGGATCAAATTGGAGCATGGGCCAGCGACAATTATTCTGTTTGGGACGTGCTCTACTGAAGAGAAGTCGGATACTAGTGCTCGATGAAGCCACAGCATCCATTGACAATGCGACAGACTCCATTCTCCAGAAGACGATAAGGACAGAATTTGCAGACTGCACTGTAATAACAGTAGCCCACAGAATCCCAACCGTGATGGACTGCACAATGGTGCTTGCTATCAGAGATG GAAAATTGGTAGAGTATGATGAGCCAATGAAGCTGATAAAGAAGGAGGGATCGCTGTTTGGCCAGCTTGTCAAGGAGTACTGGTCTCGCTCTTCAAATGGCGGAAACACCTCCGAAGATTGGCTCTGA